From the genome of Sylvia atricapilla isolate bSylAtr1 chromosome 26, bSylAtr1.pri, whole genome shotgun sequence, one region includes:
- the HSD11B1L gene encoding hydroxysteroid 11-beta-dehydrogenase 1-like protein isoform X1, whose translation MKPIGKVLCATGVVAGLIAFFWKDDFNPESLSGARVLVTGASAGIGEQIAYHYARFGAEIVLTARREAVLQKVMEKCLTLGAKKIFYIPADMSSPSEPEKVVQFAVQKLGGLDFLVLNHIGTNRFQEWDGDVEYTRWLMQVNFLSYVALATAALPTLEQNSGALVVVSSLTGRMPTPFTTSYSATKFALDGFFGSLRHELIMQKRNVSVTLCILGLIDTASALEYTRGKVHLSASPAPEAALAIVRGGAARADQVFYPRWLQQLCCLWALFPSSSNQVLRTFYNYSSP comes from the exons AGAGCCTGTCTGGTGCCCGTGTTCTTGTGACTGGAGCCAGTGCTGGGATTGGAGAGCAGATAGCTTATCACTATGCCAGATTTGGGGCTGAAATTGTGTTGACTGCCAGAAgggaagctgtgctgcagaag GTGATGGAGAAATGCCTGACACTGggagcaaagaaaatattttatatccCTGCAGATATGTCTTCCCCTTCAGAGCCTGAAAAGGTGGTTCAGTTTGCTGTCCAAAAGCTGG GGGGCCTGGATTTCCTGGTGTTGAACCACATCGGCACAAACCGTTTCCAGGAGTGGGATGGTGACGTGGAATACACCCGCTGGCTCATGCAG GTGAATTTTTTGAGTTATGTGGCTCTTgcaacagcagctcttcccacccTGGAGCAGAACAGTGGTGCTCTGGTGGTTGTTTCTTCCCTCACAG ggaGAATGCCCACTCCCTTCACCACTTCTTACTCTGCCACCAAGTTTGCACTTGATGGATTCTTCGGCTCACTGCGCCATGAGCTCATCATGCAGAAGAGAAACGTGTCTGTCACACTCTGCATCCTGGGCCTGATTGATACTGCTTCAGCACTGGAGTACACCAG GGGCAAAGTGCATCTCAGCGCCTCCCCTGCCCCCGAGGCCGCGCTCGCCATCGTCCGGGGCGGGGCCGCTCGGGCCGACCAGGTTTTCTACCCGcggtggctgcagcagctctgctgcctctgggctctgttccccagcagctccaacCAGGTGCTACGGACTTTCTATAACTACAGCAGCCCCTAA
- the HSD11B1L gene encoding hydroxysteroid 11-beta-dehydrogenase 1-like protein isoform X2 produces MSSPSEPEKVVQFAVQKLGGLDFLVLNHIGTNRFQEWDGDVEYTRWLMQVNFLSYVALATAALPTLEQNSGALVVVSSLTGRMPTPFTTSYSATKFALDGFFGSLRHELIMQKRNVSVTLCILGLIDTASALEYTRGKVHLSASPAPEAALAIVRGGAARADQVFYPRWLQQLCCLWALFPSSSNQVLRTFYNYSSP; encoded by the exons ATGTCTTCCCCTTCAGAGCCTGAAAAGGTGGTTCAGTTTGCTGTCCAAAAGCTGG GGGGCCTGGATTTCCTGGTGTTGAACCACATCGGCACAAACCGTTTCCAGGAGTGGGATGGTGACGTGGAATACACCCGCTGGCTCATGCAG GTGAATTTTTTGAGTTATGTGGCTCTTgcaacagcagctcttcccacccTGGAGCAGAACAGTGGTGCTCTGGTGGTTGTTTCTTCCCTCACAG ggaGAATGCCCACTCCCTTCACCACTTCTTACTCTGCCACCAAGTTTGCACTTGATGGATTCTTCGGCTCACTGCGCCATGAGCTCATCATGCAGAAGAGAAACGTGTCTGTCACACTCTGCATCCTGGGCCTGATTGATACTGCTTCAGCACTGGAGTACACCAG GGGCAAAGTGCATCTCAGCGCCTCCCCTGCCCCCGAGGCCGCGCTCGCCATCGTCCGGGGCGGGGCCGCTCGGGCCGACCAGGTTTTCTACCCGcggtggctgcagcagctctgctgcctctgggctctgttccccagcagctccaacCAGGTGCTACGGACTTTCTATAACTACAGCAGCCCCTAA